A window of Watersipora subatra chromosome 10, tzWatSuba1.1, whole genome shotgun sequence genomic DNA:
TTTCAGTTCAGAAGACATAGTACAAAATAGTGAACAGCCAGAGGGAGCTGGCATGAGTTAAAATGAGAGTAAAAATCAGAATGCAAATGGTCGAGCAAGCGATGCAAGTACTTCTTTTACAagtgcaaattaaaaaaatacaaataccAAAATCCAAAAACGCATATCTTCTGCGTGTATTATAAAgattgtttatgtcacttgtttttgaatatatatttgtatcatttgatagattatcattatataacttataaatttgcagattcaTAGCATGCCATTTGATAGCAtctaaactcggcttacaatggatcaacgctcataactcctcttctattgcacataaaaaaccagtttttgctgcaaactagcaaacatattgatgagtgcaatgaacCCTTAGGcaacaatattaaatatagtaaTTAGCTGCTATAAACTATGCTTTCACACttaaaataatgatatacaaAATTCAAAGCTTCAACAGATCACTAGCATACTACAAGATCTTTGAAGGTTTATTGCAAGCAGTAGGTATCAACATTTCTCAGCTTTTTAACGCATCATTTTTAAGGACCTGCAAAAAACTGGAGACAAGTTATAATAGGAACCTTGCTAAATGTCGAAGGGTAAAATTCCGTACCTAATTGGCTCAGTACGCTGGGCAATTCCAAACTGGATGCAATGATAGAGCTAAATATTGAGAGTGGCAATAAAGTTAAATACAGCATCAGACTCACCCACATCATGATGAAGGCGAGGCCAGTAGAAATGAGGGTCAAAAGTTCGCTCGAGCACAGCAGTAACACTGTCTCAAGTCTTTGCAAGAGTTTAACGACCAGCACAGACAGAAGAGTCATCGACAGAAATGCTGTAATACACAcgagaaactttaaaatcaatacATTGACAGAGAAGTCAGTCATACATCAGACAAATTGAGAACAAGATTCGAGTGATTGCCTTGACAATAACATTAAACACCTGTAACTGAGGCTATATTGAAAGACACCGAGATGTTTCAAGGTCGCGAAACATCAGATAGGACAATTTGAGatggaaaagtgaaaaaattcACAGAAAAACCACAAATTCAAAGATTGGTATCATAACACACAGTACTGTAATAATACATTTGGAGGCATAACACACAGTATTAACACACCTGGAGTATTAACCCATTTAGAGTCATAACACACAGTATTAACCTATTTGGACTCATAAAACACAGTGTTAATACAATTGGAGTAACAACACAAGATATTAACACATTTGGAAGCGTTTTTTAAATTCATAAACTACAGTTATTGACATTTTTGGCTCCGGTGATACTGATATTTGCACACATTAAGAAATTATGGTTCAGTCAGTTGTGCCCATTCCATTGTTAATATCATTCAGACATGATATATAAGTATTAATATTTCAGTGGTTTTTATTCATATGTAGTTCATAATTCCATTATTCTATTAAAGCGTTATTGTATTAATGGATATATTTACTATAAGAAAAACAGTCAAGTCTAAATTTTACTATCAACTCTGGGGTCAGATTTCCAAGGATATAAAATTAGATGAAATATCTGAGTGTACATCAAAAGTAATTCTCAAAATGTGTTTCAAGTTTTCCAAACGTTAGAGTTTTGTAAGAGAAAGTAAAAAGGCTGATGAAAACAAAAACCGGAAAAAAAAACCACTAAAAAATTAAgaaatatataaactacatcAGCTGAAAGTTTACCTAGTGTAAATTAGATTAAGTTGCTATTATTGTCATCTCCAAACCTACACATCGCCAAGCCTGCACTTTCAATGTCTCTAAAGTGATTAACAAAAAGGTTATGTAGCTGTACAGAGCCCTTATTGATTATGATTAATACATTACTAAGTTAGTTAAATCATATGATTTAATTTTctacatttatattttttaaagttttatttaatgCTATGCGTAATTACCTCCAGTATTAATtaaataactgttgtagatgttTAGCTCTGGAGGAATAAACAAACtacatgttattattattaagataTTGTTCCAGTACACAAAGCAAATCTTGGAAATGTTAACCTAGTATCATCGGTTAATGCTCAAATAAAAAGTAGACCACCCAATAAACAAATGCATACCAAATATTATGTGACCAAGAAGGCCGAGTGAACTTAGTATGGTGCCATGGCCTGCGAGGGTGGGCAGGAAGGCTACGAGCATGCCCATGAGCACATCCTGCAGAACTAGGATCCCGAGCAAGACCTCTGAATACTCTGTCCTCGCGGCTTTGGCCTCTTCTTGCATACCTGCAGACCAATCACGCAAGCGATGAACTACCAAGAATTTTTGAAGTGAAATTTTGGAAATTCCAGCTGTCAATGCCAGAACCACCTGCGAAACACGCGTAGTCCACAAGCATTTAAGGACTATATGTGCGCAGCAGACgctcatataacataaattttctATAACATACAGTCCTATTAGAGTAAGAAATTTACTTAAAGTTTTGTTTCGTACTACGCAAAAAATTGAcgtatgtataatataaattgAGTATGAAATCAATTTAAGAATTCTAGAACCTTCTTTGACCCGTTTATAACCACTGGCTGAAATTAGTTCACAAGTATGTGTGCCTAAAATTGAGGTAAGAATTATTTTTGTTGACATGTCTGACTGGGATATAAAATGACAACAATCAGCATGATGAATGGTGAGAATATATGCCGCACAGGAAAGGGACATTGAGAAACCTACCAGTTTGGGCTTGAGTGGGTGCGGTGAACTTGATGACGAGGGGAGTGCTACTAAGGGAGAAGCAGGCGCCGATGAAGGCGCATTCTCCGAGTGTTGAGCTTGAGATTACTAAGGAAAGGAGGATACTGAACAAGACGAGCAGCGCCATTAGACCAAAGCTGCCGAGGATGGATATACGGATAATCTGTGCGACAAGAGATTGCTGAGAGGCAGCAAATAGCATTACaaagtaattaatataatacttaTGGTGCATTTAATTTGATATACACAAATCTAGTGCAAGTTTCAAAATATTCTTAAATAAAGATTTAAATATTGAGTTATgcaaatgtaatatataatctAATCACTAGCAACACCTTTAGATTCATTGCCTTCTACTGTACTTCACACAATATATCTTATTGCAACTAAATAGAATATtatctaaatattttatttgcagtcTATGAAAAGTATATAGACACTGAACTGATAAATACACTTTAGATGACTGGATGTCTATTAATACACTCTACATGGTTGGATGTCTATTAATACACTCTACATGGTAGGATGTCTATTAATACACTCTACATGGTTGGATGTCTACTAATACACTTTACATGGCTGGATGTCTATAAATACACTTTACATGGTTGGATGTCTATTAATACACTTTACATGGCTGGATATCTATAAACACACTCTACATGGTTGGATGTCTATTAATAAACTCTACATGGTTGGATATCTATTAATACACTTTACATGGTTGGATATCTATAAATACACTCTACATGGCTGGATGTCTATAAATACACTCTACATGGTTGGATGTCTATTAATACACTCTACATGGTTGGATATCTATTAATACACTTTACATGGTTGGATATCTATAAATACACTCTACATGGTTGGATGTCTATTAATACACTTTACATGGTTGGATGTCTATAAATACACTCTACATGGTTGGATATCTATTAATACACTCTGCGTGGTGAGATATCTATAAATACACTCTACATGGCTGGATGTCTATAAATACACTCTACATGGCTGGATGTCTATTAATGCACTCTACATGGCTGGATGTCTATAAATACACTCTACATGGTTGGATGTCTATTAATTCACTCTGCGTGGTAGGATATCTATAAATACACTCTACATGGTTGGATGTCTATAAATACACTCTACATGGCTAGATGTCTATAAATACACTCTACATGGTTGGATGTCTATTAATACACTCTGCGTGGTAGGATATCTATAAATACACTCTACATGGTTGGATGTCTATAAATACACTCTACATGGCTGGATGTCTATTAATACACTCTACATGGTAAGATATCTATTAATACACTCTACATGGCTGGATGTCTATAAATACACTCTACATGGTTGGATGTCTATTAATACACTCTACATGGTAGGATATCTATTAATACACTCTACATGGCTGGATGTCTATAAATACACTCTACATGGTTGGATGTCTATTAATACACTCTACATGGTTGGATATCTATTAATACACTCTGCGTAGTGAGATATCTATAAATACACTCTACATGGCTGGATGTCTATTAATACACTCTACATGGTAGGATATCTATTAATACACTCTACATGGCTGGATGTCTATAAATACACTCTACATGGCTGGATGTCTATTAATACACTCTACATGGTTGGATATCTATTAATACACTCTACATGGTAGGATATCTATTAATACACTCTACATGGCTGGATGTCTATAAATACACTCTACATGGTTGGATGTCTATAAATACACTCTACGTGGCAAATGTTCACCTGTCGGATTCGCAGCGGAGTGAACTCCAAACCCACAGAAAACATGATGAAGAAGACACCGAGCTCAGCGAGTGTTTCAAGCTGAACGAGAGAAGAGAGAATGTTGAGGGCAGACGGCCCGAGTATGATCCCGCACAAGACTTGTCCAAACATTATGGGTAGCCCGAGTAGAGAGCTCATATAGCTCAGACACGCTGATCCTACCATGATGTACACCATATCCTGGCAAGATTATAATAGCGACACATCTACCTGCGGTCTATGAACGATAAATGGCATAACAAAGTACACAAGAGAGGAAACTTGAAGATTATAGAATTACGGAAACGGCTTCATTGAGATTCGGGTGTCAAGTTTTTGTCTCATTCTTCCAAAAAAGAACATGGTATCTTTAAGGATGAGCCCACATAAATTTCAATTAGATTTTGTCTGAAAATATCAGAATTTCTCTATCACTTGCAATTGTtgttaatgtttgaggtgatgttttaagattaaaattgacaaagctTGATCGCGGCTAAAATACTCTGATTTAAGAGAAAGAACGATTATGACGTCAGTAGTTGACCTTTAGCAAAGAGATTGAAATTTGAATTCAATCTCCAATATTATTAACAAGAGAGACAGACAGCCGCGCAATTAGCAACATCATTTCAGTTCATACTTTTCTTCCGATCACTTTAACCGCAATCTAGTTtcgtcaattttaatcttaaaacgtctgggcaatcagatcacctcaaacataaaaaacaatcgcaaatgatataaaaatactgatactttctggtaaaatctactagcattttgtgtaagttaatcTTTAACACTACAACCGGCAGCCAAAGATTGCACATAGCAGTTAATATAGTGACATACCAAAAGCAAGGTGATGTCTTCATGAGGTCGTGTTGAGTCTTGACTCCTGCTGAGCACAAACTGGTTGCCATTGGCATCTGCAAGTCTTTGTATATCTTCATCTTCCGAGTCCATTCGTACTAGGGCTTCTATGTTTTCTCCATTTTTACCCAGCTGCAAAATACGAAAGATTTAGTAGCATAATTAGTGAGTACCAACAGGGATGTGTGTAGCTGAAAACTGTCAACTTATATCATTCTTTACCCAAACAAAATTAGCTATTATTTGATAGTCTGTAAGAAGTGTATAAAcctcatattttaaaaatattttccttaCAAAATACTTGGATTGAGCCCAGCCAGCCTGAATTAAATAAATACCGCCGAAGCACAGGCTATCAACATAAGCTTATGGGGCATTTCTTCTAATGTTTCCTTACAATTTAAAAGTCAGAGAAACTGCCTGAAATCCTGATAAGCATTTAATTTTACCTAGAGTTATCAGTACATTGTCTTCTGACAACTCAAAGATGAGCTTATCAGAAGTATCGATACttttctaccatttgcgattgtttttcatgtttacggtgatctgactgtcaggatgtttcaagattaaaattttaaaaaattgatcgcAGTTAGAACGCTCAGAAGCAAAATACATTCCGAAATGACGCCATTAGTTGCTcggctgcctgtctctctcATTATTGATATCGGTTATTAGATTGAAGTTTCGGCATaatgcgtctctattctgtcggtcatTTTGTAACTATAGACACCATAATGGTGCTTGCTTGAGTCTGAGCATTTTTGCTGATTCTGATCAGGTTTTGTCGATTCTGATCGTAAAACATACTAACAGTCAGTTcccatcaaacatcaaaaacaatcgctgctgttgaaatgctgatactttctgataaaatctacaaatctaaaattttgtgtaagttcaccttAAAAGGCACTGTTGAGGTGACACCAAATCTATATAAGATACAAAAAGCACTAACAAGTCTGAAAACTCTAATGGGCACCAACAAATGGTTTCATGACAGATGGAACGTTTCGCGAAAATCTAACAAGATAACAACAAGGTATATGTATCTCAGCAGCTAAACTATAGCACCAGGTCAGTGTTTGACTATGAATTCATTGTCTGCGATACCTTCCAGAAGCCCATGCGACACCTCCCAGAAGCCCTTGCGATACCTCCCAGAAGCCCGTGCGACACCTCCCAGAAGCCCTTGCGATATCTTCCAGAAGCGCTTGCGATACCTCTCAGAAGCCCTTGCGATACCTCCCAGAAGCCCATGCGACACCTCCCAGAAGCCCTTGCGATACCTCCCAGAAGCCCGTGCGACACCTCCCAGAAGCCCTTGCGATACCTTCCAGAAGCCCATGCGACACTGGGCTGCATAGTTACTCAAACACCAAATAAGTTGCTTCTTTGCATCCTACGATTTATAGCTAGAGACCTAAAGTAGCTCACTATTCGCTGCCTCATGGCATCGTCTTCCTGTAAATTGTCCCCAAGATCTTCCACCAGCTCATCCGCTGATTCGGCTAACTGTGACAGAATCTCTCCCAGAATTCCTCCAAAATCCTGGGCCTGATTTAACTCTTTTGTCCGCTGTAAACATGGCAACAATAACAACATGGTATTTTTTTCTCCTGCTTcctttatacagtcatacatcCACATACAAGCATAATGCTATCCTCAACGGAGCTCATTGGTGGATTCtctcatatctcaaatcaaGTTTTCCTAAATGAAATAActgaatacaaattaatccgttcccaCCCTCTGAAATCCCATATTACGATGGCAAAacgtttttttaattgttttaatttactacctatgctcacaaagtaacTAATATCTAACGGTTATGATTtggaataaaatataacattattatgtacattaCTGTATGGAATTCTTATCTTTGAGACAGACAGTAGCGGCTAACGGCATTGTCAgaaagacttgacagcaacacatTAAGTATGCAACACTTTCGCGATGCTagcatgaaaattttaaattaatttaaatgaatttaatttaacATGTAACTTGAAACaagttttaatcttacactGAACttaattcaaatttttaattaattctaaACTCTGATCTTGGTTTAATATTTCATCAATTTCTACCAATTGACTCGCTTTCACCTTCACTTTTAGCCTTTTTAACTGATTTGACAAGAAAGACTGAGCGATGTTGTTCTCGTTAGCGGCATTTCGCATACTCAGCCGCTAAGCTGCTGCGTCAATCACCGTCTCatatgctcatatctcaaattggTCTCGCATCTCAAGGCAAAAATTCGCTTGAAATTTTAGTTCGCATCTCAAATTTCTCGTATGTTAGGACACTCGTACAGCAAGGTATGACTGTGTATTGAACACTGTAGACTAAGGCCGTATGTAACAATAACACATGATCTACTGTAGATTACTGCCGGCAGCATGAAAGACATCATATGATCATGATATGTTAAACTAATACGTTTTAGACCAAGGAAATGAGATCCAACAACCACAATAATTATGGTAATTGCTGAAAGACGACGAGGACCAAGCTATCATGCCGACCAGCTCGGCTCTTTCGAGAGATGGCGACTGAGACAAGAGGAAAGACAGAAGTTGGCTGTGGTTCGCTTGACTGTCCATCACCCGGTAGGCCAACCAGGTCGGCCACCGACTCAACCATAGAGGACCAACCTGCTACCGAGTTTGCCTCTTCGGTTGGGTactgttccgtattaaccgCTGCTTTTTAACGCAGTACCCAACGAAGCAGtaccgttaggcactgttttgtttttctttcaccgctaaaggAGCGCTAACTGGAGATTCcagttagtgcgccctagcggtgaaaaaaaacacagaatagcCACAGCCTCTAAATAAGCCACATGGCTTAAAACATCTGAAAAAAGTaacggctaatagtccgaaaaataCGGTAGGTATTCTGCTATGCGAAGTCTGTCTACCAAGTGAACGTCTTCTACCCAATGCATTTGCAAGCAGAAGAGCATTGTATGACCACTAAGCTGTGTTAAATGCGAGCGATCAATAACATATACATGAAAGTTCTGGTAAACATAAACCACCTACATTGATGTCCTTCTCAGCAAGAAGGAGCTGGTGGTAGCACTGCTCCTCCTGAAATGTTGCATCTCGAAGAGCTTTCAACCGTGTCTCTATGCTCACCTTCATGTTCCTATAATCCTGCCAAAACGAATGATTTATTTCCGTTGTATAAAAGAGAGTAATTATACTATATTCAGAGCGAAGAGAGATTAAAGAAAGTGTTTCTTGAGGCTGTATACTGTACATAAGTCATCATACTAAACCAAGGACAAATGTAGCAGAGCGGAACAGTCACATTGCCATGTAgttataataagagctgtaagTTTTACAAGCTGATATGGATTGGATCAAGTACTATCATGACAAGAGAGTCAAATCTCAGGAAAGATGTTTCACTcgaaatcaaattaatttttaaaatatgtttcaagtttttcaaacattgaAATTTCCTAAGGAAAAGTAAAGctgatagaaaataaaaaagaaaaaaccataaaaataataaaatatagaaattAAATTAGTTGCAAGTTTCTCCAATctgagttagagtaagttatgcCGTGTATCTCTTTCCTCATGAGGAAAATGAGGAAAGAGATACATGGCATAACTCGTTTTTCCTTGAAGCGCAGGCTCACTACCGAGCCTGCGCTTCAAGTTTCTCTATAAGGTGACGAGACAAAAAACTATTCTTACTGATTAATTGCAACTAATTAGTGTGATACAATGTATAACTAACATTGTAACTAACGTATATAACTATATTCAAAGCAATCAAACAACCTTGACGAGCCATTTTATTTAAATCTCGTTGTAAGAAAAATTCCTCTTTTTGACAACATTAAAAAGCGCAACTAATAAATGGGCCataatgaaataaaactaaACTAGCTGTTGTAGTATTTTGATTAGATATTGTACTGCAAAAAGTGAAAAAACGAAAATTTCAATTCGAATAATTTTTTGGCTAATTTCTGATTGGCTGACAAtccaatcatttttttaaaaagttggattttttttatttaaatcggattttttgaaaacatcaattACTAGCTTTTTTACATAACcgctaatataataattatttttttgaagtgtgccacatgaaaacattagcaacataacaaaacaactttgcataactttaatttattaaaaattgtttttattttaattttgaccaGGTTGTGCAGTTCATATTCAGTGAGATGGGAAAGTTCTGAAGAagataaatcaaacatgataTTTAGGATAAATCTCAGCCTTTGAcaaggaaaaaatcaaaaatatcatcaaacatgattttttaaaaatgatttaaacCATTTGGTTTTAATCGGACCCTGATGATACACAAATTGAAGTTTTGGATTCTCAGTCAGAATGAATGGCCCAAATTGCACTTTCAAAATGCTCTTTACAAAACAGCTCAAATAAAGAGCACAGATAGCAGCAAAACTTGGTGACGCCTTCATGGGTCTACAATACACTAGAGAATCTGGTGCAGAAAAGCTGAGGTGAACTCTCCAGAATAGTTATGTACTCGTTATCAAAAAGGCGATACAAGCATGTCAGGCTCATTTCAGACTAGCCTTCAACCATGCAGTCATGAGTTATCAAACCTTAGTTGCTGAAGAGGCTTATGGGTAACTTATATACAGTGCTGTGCATAAGTATACCACTGTGTACTATCATATACTCATTATATGCCGCTGTACACTCATAtgcaaattatttaaaaaataaactgtaTATGACctgaaataagcaaataaaaatgtatgtggtgtaatcatatctgtacagattgcTACCTTCAACCATTAAACAAATGGTGTGTTTagaatttagcctacataattATTCGAAAACATAATTTTACGGCTGTTTGGTTTACCTATTTGAAATCAAAAAAAAGAGaactaatttaatatataatttatggttatTGACTAAATCCGCAACGAGTAACAAttttgtaaatgagaattttagttgaCCAACAAAGGagtccagtttattttgcacaTCACTGTATGACGGCTGGTAAACATCCTGCAAATCTGTGAATAATGTTTTACACAAAGTGTCAGCACATCTTAGTGAAGACATCATATGGGAAGACTAAGAGCGCATAACCCTACTATACTAGTTTCCTGATGATATCAGAGTTCATCCAcacattaattttaaaattagcctCCCTAGTTTTCACGCGCACACTGACCTTGAACTGGCCGGCCAAGCTTTGCGTTAACCAATCAATAGTTTGATAGATGATCTGCTCATTGTAGTTGAGCTGCTTAGAGAATATGTTAAGGATAATTCTCTGACTGTCAGCAGGCTCGGAGCTCTCCCCATCTTTTTCCTGATCTACAGTAAAGCTTTCGGCATACAATAGTGATACCAAGGAGTtatgaaaacaataaaatgaagtAAATTTCCACTAAATGtttgaaaactaaaaatgtaGTCGTCTTTACATATAAAGTTAACTTTTTTCGATAGTTGCTCTGTATGTCATCCCTGttgtatgttggagcaaatattgCCATAAGAATAcattttaattcatttaatttattCCAGTCCAGAAACCTAACGATTTATATAACAGAttcatatatacaaaaaacatTAATAGCTCTTCAGGATACAGCGAACTCTCTTGTTTAAGAGTATTGACTGATACACATATGTGTGAGCCTCAGTGATTTGTTTCACACGGTTAGCTATTAATAACACAACCTGAAAGCTTAACTAGTTCGACGACACTCGGGAAATCGTAAAAGTTTCGCAAATCAAAGCCGCATAAGAGTGACATTTTTAGAGCGTACGCGTTTCTAACTTTTTCTATAGTTTGCCAGCAAAGCCAGCTGTTGTCGATAGCCTTTGCTTTAAATAAAATCCTATAACAGGCTTCTTAGTCAAGTTTACTGAATCCCAGGGAAGATTCTAAGGCTACAGACAAATCTCATGGCTCGCATGGCTCTAATGACGACGCTGTTTGAATGCCCTTCCTCACCCAAACAAGCAAATTTTTCGTAAAATTAAAAAGCTACctgattataaaaaaattagcaCTCGTCAATCTCTCTGCCAGGGAAGACCAAAACAACATGAA
This region includes:
- the LOC137406610 gene encoding transmembrane and coiled-coil domain-containing protein 3-like isoform X2, translating into MRNHLIYPLIIILILHLVGCKKSNKHTPIKTPAKAPHKEVQFTIPPYHGGTNLENVCQKLKNVAKRKEIVASKLKAAVEKLSKNQEKDGESSEPADSQRIILNIFSKQLNYNEQIIYQTIDWLTQSLAGQFKDYRNMKVSIETRLKALRDATFQEEQCYHQLLLAEKDINRTKELNQAQDFGGILGEILSQLAESADELVEDLGDNLQEDDAMRQRILGKNGENIEALVRMDSEDEDIQRLADANGNQFVLSRSQDSTRPHEDITLLLDMVYIMVGSACLSYMSSLLGLPIMFGQVLCGIILGPSALNILSSLVQLETLAELGVFFIMFSVGLEFTPLRIRQIIRISILGSFGLMALLVLFSILLSLVISSSTLGECAFIGACFSLSSTPLVIKFTAPTQAQTGMQEEAKAARTEYSEVLLGILVLQDVLMGMLVAFLPTLAGHGTILSSLGLLGHIIFAFLSMTLLSVLVVKLLQRLETVLLLCSSELLTLISTGLAFIMMWVSTSSPHSLF
- the LOC137406610 gene encoding transmembrane and coiled-coil domain-containing protein 3-like isoform X1; translated protein: MRNHLIYPLIIILILHLVGCKKSNKHTPIKTPAKAPHKEVQFTIPPYHGGTNLENVCQKLKNVAKRKEIVASKLKAAVEKLSKNQEKDGESSEPADSQRIILNIFSKQLNYNEQIIYQTIDWLTQSLAGQFKDYRNMKVSIETRLKALRDATFQEEQCYHQLLLAEKDINRTKELNQAQDFGGILGEILSQLAESADELVEDLGDNLQEDDAMRQRILGKNGENIEALVRMDSEDEDIQRLADANGNQFVLSRSQDSTRPHEDITLLLDMVYIMVGSACLSYMSSLLGLPIMFGQVLCGIILGPSALNILSSLVQLETLAELGVFFIMFSVGLEFTPLRIRQIIRISILGSFGLMALLVLFSILLSLVISSSTLGECAFIGACFSLSSTPLVIKFTAPTQAQTGMQEEAKAARTEYSEVLLGILVLQDVLMGMLVAFLPTLAGHGTILSSLGLLGHIIFAFLSMTLLSVLVVKLLQRLETVLLLCSSELLTLISTGLAFIMMWVTFKFGISMELGCFLAGSMISTGGEMLASKVEPLVTPIKDFLSCIFFTAIGLHVFPSFVVLELGFLALATVLVVSIKFGASALLMKTFLPHKSKKYSSIIAAGLSQVSEYSFVLSSRARHLQLISREVYLLILSVSTLSLLMAPFLWKIVLVTENVNPRTRIPSSLSKPLSRQSSVS